In Chryseobacterium gleum, a single genomic region encodes these proteins:
- a CDS encoding bacteriocin, translating to MRNQHLNNGKKLNKKELKTIKGGVMICSIQNGTICTQTHPSCYEPQCRGGQSQLRCTDIVNNCVVFSPACIEAKCRFDTGI from the coding sequence ATGAGAAATCAACATTTAAATAATGGTAAAAAACTCAATAAAAAAGAGTTGAAAACCATTAAAGGAGGTGTAATGATATGTAGCATACAAAATGGAACAATATGCACACAAACTCATCCATCATGCTATGAGCCACAGTGTAGAGGTGGTCAATCACAGTTAAGATGTACAGATATAGTCAATAACTGTGTGGTTTTCTCTCCAGCTTGTATAGAAGCAAAATGCAGATTCGATACAGGTATATAA
- a CDS encoding DNA gyrase/topoisomerase IV subunit A — translation MTTEEYSHEGESLKKVSGLYKDWFLDYASYVILDRAIPSIYDGLKPVQRRIMHSMRELEDGRYNKVANIVGNTMKYHPHGDASITDAMVQIGQKELLIDTQGNWGNIYTGDSAAAARYIEARLTPFALEVVFNPKTTEWTKSYDGRNNEPIDLPVKFPLLLAQGVEGIGVGLSTKILPHNFNELINASVAYLKGKKFELYPDFLTAGYLDVSEYNDGHRGGKVRARAKITQTDKHTLVISELPYSKTTTDLIDSILKANEKGKIKIKKIEDNTSDKVEILIHIHNDVSPDKTIDALYAFTDCQVTISPNACVIVGDKPMFMNVSEILKMNTDHTVSLLKKELEIELHELQESWHFSSLERIFIENRIYHDIEEVKTWEDVLKTIDAGLKPHTKHLLRAVTEEDILKLTEIRIKRISRFDLDKFKENIASLEGKIEQVKYNLENLIAYAIDYYLNIQKKYGKDKQRRTELRIFDTIDATKVAVANEKFYANFEEGFIGTSLKKDQYLFDCSDIDDIITFRKDGSMKVVKVEAKTFIGKDILHVAVWKKNDKRTVYNMIYREGREGPYYMKRFSVTGVTRNTDYPLASDKKGSETLYFSANPNGEAETVTVLLKPNPRIRKNKMEINFSDLAIKGRDSKGNLVTKYAVKKVDLKEEGVSTLAPRKIWFDDTVRRLNADARGTLLGSFKGDDKILTINTNGEVKLVSFDLGNRFDDEYLVLEKWKPEQPITCIYYDGEKDIYFIKRFLLENTVNVQTFMPSEHPKSFIENVIVANDATAEIIFAKDKGKEREPEVVNIDEFIAVKGIKAIGNQFTKFKVKAINITIPEPVEEEPEVYEDPEPTGDPDEDGGMIGDLFQDDGNNENE, via the coding sequence ATGACGACAGAAGAATATTCGCATGAGGGTGAAAGCTTAAAAAAAGTTTCCGGTTTATACAAAGACTGGTTCCTTGATTATGCTTCCTATGTAATTTTGGATAGAGCTATCCCTTCGATATATGATGGTTTAAAACCCGTTCAGCGAAGAATTATGCACTCTATGCGGGAACTGGAAGACGGCCGTTACAATAAAGTGGCCAATATCGTGGGAAATACCATGAAATATCACCCGCACGGTGATGCTTCCATTACAGACGCCATGGTGCAGATCGGGCAGAAAGAGCTGTTGATAGATACCCAGGGAAACTGGGGTAATATTTATACAGGAGACTCTGCTGCTGCTGCAAGATATATAGAAGCAAGACTGACTCCTTTTGCGCTGGAGGTGGTCTTTAATCCTAAAACTACGGAATGGACAAAGTCTTATGACGGAAGAAACAATGAGCCTATTGATTTACCTGTAAAATTTCCTTTACTCCTTGCACAGGGTGTGGAAGGTATCGGGGTTGGACTTTCCACCAAAATACTTCCTCATAACTTCAATGAGCTTATCAATGCATCTGTAGCCTATTTAAAAGGTAAAAAATTTGAACTCTATCCCGACTTTTTAACAGCCGGTTATCTCGACGTTTCTGAGTATAACGACGGCCACAGAGGAGGAAAAGTAAGAGCAAGAGCAAAAATTACCCAGACGGATAAGCACACATTGGTGATTTCCGAACTTCCATACTCCAAAACAACAACCGATCTTATTGACTCTATTTTAAAAGCCAATGAGAAAGGAAAGATCAAAATCAAAAAGATTGAGGATAATACTTCAGATAAAGTAGAGATCCTGATTCATATTCATAATGATGTTTCTCCGGATAAAACTATTGATGCCCTGTATGCCTTTACAGACTGTCAGGTAACTATTTCGCCGAATGCCTGTGTTATCGTAGGAGATAAGCCGATGTTCATGAATGTATCTGAGATTCTGAAAATGAATACAGATCATACGGTATCCTTACTGAAAAAAGAACTTGAAATTGAGCTTCATGAACTTCAGGAAAGCTGGCATTTTTCCTCGTTGGAAAGAATTTTCATCGAGAACAGAATTTACCATGACATAGAAGAGGTGAAAACCTGGGAAGATGTATTAAAGACCATTGATGCAGGATTAAAACCTCATACAAAACATCTTTTAAGAGCCGTTACAGAAGAGGATATCTTAAAGCTGACGGAGATCAGAATCAAGAGAATTTCAAGATTTGATTTAGATAAATTTAAAGAAAATATTGCATCGCTGGAAGGTAAGATAGAACAGGTAAAATACAATCTGGAAAACCTGATCGCTTATGCCATTGATTATTATTTAAATATTCAGAAAAAATACGGTAAAGACAAACAGAGAAGAACTGAGCTCAGAATTTTTGATACGATTGATGCTACAAAAGTAGCCGTAGCCAACGAAAAGTTCTATGCGAATTTTGAAGAAGGTTTCATTGGTACATCGCTAAAAAAAGATCAGTATTTGTTTGACTGTTCTGATATTGATGACATCATCACTTTCAGAAAAGACGGAAGTATGAAGGTGGTAAAAGTGGAAGCAAAAACTTTTATCGGAAAAGATATTCTTCACGTTGCCGTATGGAAGAAAAACGATAAAAGGACAGTGTATAATATGATCTACCGTGAAGGCAGGGAAGGACCATATTATATGAAACGTTTCTCTGTAACAGGGGTAACCAGAAATACAGATTATCCGTTAGCTTCAGATAAAAAAGGTTCGGAAACACTGTATTTCTCAGCAAACCCAAATGGAGAAGCAGAAACAGTAACAGTACTTTTAAAGCCGAATCCAAGAATCAGAAAAAATAAAATGGAAATCAATTTCTCTGATCTTGCCATCAAAGGGCGTGATTCCAAAGGAAATCTGGTCACAAAATATGCCGTGAAGAAAGTGGACCTGAAGGAAGAAGGAGTTTCTACCCTGGCTCCAAGAAAGATCTGGTTTGATGATACCGTAAGAAGACTGAATGCAGATGCAAGAGGAACATTACTGGGAAGCTTCAAAGGAGATGACAAAATCCTTACCATCAATACAAACGGTGAAGTAAAACTGGTTTCTTTTGATCTTGGCAACCGTTTTGATGATGAATATCTGGTACTGGAAAAGTGGAAACCTGAACAGCCGATTACCTGCATTTATTATGACGGAGAAAAAGATATTTATTTCATAAAGAGATTCTTACTGGAAAATACAGTAAATGTACAGACATTTATGCCATCTGAACATCCTAAATCCTTTATTGAAAATGTAATTGTTGCCAATGACGCCACAGCAGAAATTATTTTTGCCAAAGATAAAGGAAAAGAACGCGAGCCGGAAGTTGTGAATATTGATGAATTCATTGCTGTAAAAGGAATAAAAGCAATCGGAAACCAGTTTACCAAGTTCAAAGTGAAAGCCATCAATATTACCATTCCTGAACCTGTAGAAGAAGAGCCTGAAGTTTATGAAGATCCTGAACCAACCGGTGATCCTGACGAAGATGGAGGGATGATCGGAGATCTGTTTCAGGATGACGGGAATAATGAAAATGAATAG
- a CDS encoding rhomboid family intramembrane serine protease, whose amino-acid sequence MDIIVIIIIAATCIFSYMGFNNTALFEKYKFNVAAIANRKEYVRLISSAFLHADFMHLFFNMLSLYFFQGVVISFFGETGFLILYFGSMILGNLFSLQIYKNQPWYSAIGASGAVSGIIFASIAMAPNEISVNFLPGWLFGTLYFGYSVYMMLNPKQWDNLGHAAHLGGAFFGLVYSIVMHPQLAMSNSLFLGIMSLPLIYLGYEIFVRKRIG is encoded by the coding sequence ATGGATATAATTGTTATCATTATCATTGCTGCCACATGTATCTTCAGTTACATGGGGTTCAATAATACAGCATTATTTGAAAAATATAAATTCAATGTCGCGGCTATTGCCAACCGAAAGGAATATGTCAGGCTGATCAGCTCTGCATTTTTGCATGCTGACTTTATGCATTTATTTTTCAATATGCTTTCCCTGTATTTTTTCCAGGGTGTAGTTATTAGTTTCTTTGGTGAAACGGGATTTTTAATCCTTTATTTCGGATCCATGATCCTTGGGAACTTATTCAGTTTGCAGATCTATAAAAATCAGCCGTGGTATTCCGCAATCGGAGCATCTGGAGCAGTTTCAGGAATTATCTTTGCTTCTATAGCAATGGCTCCGAATGAGATCAGTGTCAATTTCTTGCCGGGATGGTTATTCGGAACCCTGTATTTCGGATATTCGGTATATATGATGTTGAATCCAAAGCAGTGGGATAATCTGGGGCACGCAGCCCATCTTGGAGGAGCGTTCTTCGGATTGGTTTACTCTATTGTAATGCATCCGCAGCTGGCCATGAGCAACAGCCTTTTCCTGGGAATAATGTCGCTTCCGCTGATTTATTTAGGATATGAAATCTTTGTAAGGAAACGAATAGGATAA
- a CDS encoding methionine aminotransferase, producing MIQLPLSKLSNVGTTIFSQMTQLANENEAINLSQGFPDFMPDPELLNYVDHFIKKGFNQYAPLGGMIGLKEEIARKIENSHQAIYHPDSEITVTAGGTQAIFTAIASFVKKDDEVIIFEPAYDCYEPTVELFGGVVKRFEMKAPDYEIDWTAVKKLVSEKTRMIILNNPNNPSGKILKENDIRELIELVKGTSILILSDEVYENIVFDGKQHVSICKYPELKERSLLVASFGKLFHVTGWKVGYCAAPKSLTDEFRKVHQFNVFCVNTPIQLALAEYMKNDEHYSQLSQFFQEKRDFLRKGLEGTSFELLDCEGTYFQAVKYDKISDKNDFDFASELTINHKVASVPFSSFYKNKLNENVIRLCFAKKKETLEKALENLSKI from the coding sequence ATGATACAACTTCCTTTATCAAAACTTTCCAATGTAGGAACTACTATTTTCAGCCAGATGACTCAGCTTGCCAATGAAAATGAAGCGATCAACCTGTCTCAGGGTTTTCCTGATTTTATGCCTGATCCTGAACTGCTGAATTATGTAGATCATTTTATCAAAAAAGGCTTCAATCAGTATGCCCCTCTCGGCGGAATGATCGGCTTAAAGGAAGAGATTGCAAGAAAAATTGAAAACAGCCATCAGGCAATTTATCATCCGGATTCTGAAATAACTGTCACTGCAGGTGGAACTCAGGCTATTTTTACAGCGATTGCTTCTTTTGTAAAAAAAGATGACGAAGTGATTATTTTCGAGCCGGCTTATGATTGTTATGAACCTACTGTAGAGCTTTTCGGAGGTGTTGTGAAACGTTTTGAAATGAAAGCTCCCGATTATGAAATCGACTGGACTGCAGTAAAAAAGCTTGTCAGCGAAAAAACCAGAATGATCATTCTTAATAATCCTAATAATCCCTCAGGAAAAATCCTGAAAGAAAATGATATACGGGAGCTGATTGAGCTGGTAAAGGGAACTTCCATTCTTATTTTGAGCGACGAAGTGTATGAAAATATTGTTTTTGACGGAAAGCAGCATGTAAGCATATGCAAATATCCTGAGCTGAAAGAAAGAAGCCTGCTTGTAGCCTCTTTTGGAAAGCTTTTCCATGTCACAGGCTGGAAAGTCGGTTATTGTGCAGCTCCTAAAAGCCTTACGGATGAATTCAGAAAGGTTCATCAGTTCAATGTATTTTGTGTAAATACTCCAATCCAGCTGGCATTGGCTGAATACATGAAAAATGATGAACATTACAGTCAGCTAAGCCAATTTTTCCAGGAAAAAAGAGATTTTCTGAGAAAAGGACTGGAAGGAACTTCGTTTGAACTGCTGGATTGTGAAGGAACTTATTTTCAGGCAGTAAAATATGATAAGATTTCGGATAAAAATGATTTTGATTTTGCCTCTGAACTTACCATTAACCATAAGGTAGCCAGTGTTCCTTTCTCATCTTTTTATAAAAATAAACTGAATGAAAATGTTATCAGGTTATGTTTTGCCAAGAAAAAAGAGACTCTGGAAAAGGCTCTCGAGAATCTTTCAAAGATCTAA
- a CDS encoding DUF2867 domain-containing protein: protein MKIKKTEFPEKSVLSKGKKEFDYIDSFEGEFAHGGRNIDISEIGKAFFTSGPKWGKRMFAFRNKAVGIFGLKTGSESETQQKEQGFKCEVGERAGLFKVFDKTSNEIVLGEDDKHLDFRVSLLVDRSKVHPDEHSLTISTTVKYHNWLGVLYFLPVRPFHKLIVPAMLKNIIVQLENKK, encoded by the coding sequence ATGAAGATTAAGAAAACAGAGTTTCCTGAAAAATCCGTTTTATCAAAAGGAAAAAAAGAGTTCGATTATATCGATAGTTTTGAAGGAGAATTTGCGCATGGTGGCCGGAATATTGATATCTCAGAAATCGGTAAAGCTTTTTTTACAAGCGGACCTAAATGGGGTAAGAGAATGTTTGCTTTCAGGAATAAAGCAGTGGGAATATTCGGGCTGAAGACCGGCTCTGAATCTGAAACGCAGCAAAAAGAACAGGGTTTTAAATGTGAAGTAGGTGAGCGTGCGGGGCTTTTTAAGGTGTTTGATAAAACCAGCAATGAAATTGTTCTGGGAGAAGATGATAAGCACCTGGATTTCAGAGTATCTCTTTTAGTTGACAGGAGTAAGGTGCATCCTGATGAACATTCACTTACCATTTCCACTACCGTAAAGTATCATAACTGGCTGGGTGTGCTTTATTTTCTGCCTGTACGGCCTTTCCATAAGCTTATTGTACCTGCTATGCTGAAAAATATAATTGTACAGCTGGAAAATAAAAAATAA
- a CDS encoding DNA topoisomerase IV subunit B, whose product MSQEINPTYSEDNIRTLDWQEHIRLRPGMYIGKLGDGSSADDGIYILLKEILDNSIDEFRMRAGKRIEIKLDDGKVTIRDFGRGIPLGKVVDAVSKMNTGGKYDSKAFKKSVGLNGVGTKAVNALSDYFRVRSFRDGKMKAAEFSRGMIKENFEEKETSDRNGTEISFIPDGEIFLHFKYRKEYIERMLRNYAYLNPGLKILFNGETYYSENGLKDLLEEELESDILYPIVHLKDDDIEVAITHSDKSQTETYFSFVNGQNTTQGGTHLNAFREAYVKTVREFFNKSFDASDIRKSIIAAISINVEEPVFESQTKTKLGSNDMGPNGPTVRTFIIDFLKSKLDNFLHKNPEIAEAIQRKILISERERKELSGIQKLARERAKKVSLHNKKLRDCRQHYNDQKAERKGDTQIFITEGDSASGSITKSRDVETQAVFSLKGKPLNCYGLTKKVVYENEEFNLLQAALNIEESLEDLRYNQVIIATDADVDGMHIRLLMITFFLQFFPDLIKNGHLYILQTPLFRVRNKKETRYCYTEQERVKALNELGKNPEITRFKGLGEISPDEFKHFIGKDIRLEPVVVGKDQTIDQLLEFYMGKNTPDRQTFILENLVVEDDSDIDKKEILDEVEN is encoded by the coding sequence ATGTCACAAGAAATAAATCCAACCTATTCCGAAGATAATATCAGAACCCTCGATTGGCAGGAACACATCCGTCTGCGCCCCGGTATGTACATCGGGAAGCTCGGTGACGGGTCTTCCGCTGATGACGGTATTTATATCCTGTTAAAAGAAATCCTTGATAACTCTATTGATGAGTTCAGGATGAGAGCAGGAAAAAGAATTGAAATAAAACTGGACGACGGAAAAGTCACAATCCGTGACTTCGGACGTGGTATTCCACTGGGGAAAGTTGTTGATGCGGTTTCAAAAATGAATACCGGAGGTAAGTACGACAGTAAGGCTTTTAAAAAATCTGTAGGATTGAACGGGGTGGGTACCAAAGCGGTAAATGCCCTTTCAGATTACTTCAGAGTCCGCTCTTTCCGTGACGGAAAAATGAAAGCCGCCGAATTCTCCCGTGGTATGATCAAGGAAAACTTTGAGGAGAAAGAGACTTCAGACAGAAACGGGACTGAAATTTCTTTTATCCCTGATGGAGAAATCTTCCTGCATTTCAAGTACAGAAAAGAGTATATCGAAAGAATGCTCCGAAACTATGCATATCTGAATCCGGGACTTAAAATTCTTTTCAACGGAGAAACCTATTACTCTGAAAACGGTCTTAAAGACTTATTGGAAGAAGAGCTGGAAAGTGATATCCTTTATCCGATTGTCCATTTAAAGGATGATGATATTGAGGTGGCTATTACCCATTCTGACAAATCTCAGACAGAAACCTATTTCTCGTTCGTTAACGGACAGAATACAACGCAGGGAGGTACACACCTTAATGCATTCCGTGAAGCATATGTAAAAACGGTTCGTGAGTTTTTCAATAAAAGTTTTGATGCTTCGGACATCAGAAAATCTATTATTGCAGCAATCTCAATCAATGTAGAAGAGCCGGTTTTCGAGTCTCAGACCAAAACAAAATTAGGATCTAATGACATGGGACCGAACGGACCTACAGTCAGAACCTTCATTATCGATTTCCTTAAAAGCAAACTGGACAATTTTTTACATAAAAATCCAGAAATAGCAGAAGCAATTCAGAGAAAAATCTTAATTTCCGAAAGAGAAAGAAAGGAACTTTCAGGAATTCAGAAGCTGGCAAGGGAAAGAGCTAAAAAAGTATCGCTTCACAATAAAAAGCTTCGTGACTGCAGACAGCATTATAACGATCAGAAAGCCGAGAGAAAAGGGGATACCCAGATCTTCATTACCGAAGGAGATTCGGCATCAGGATCTATTACAAAATCCAGGGATGTAGAAACGCAGGCAGTATTTTCACTGAAAGGTAAACCTCTTAACTGTTATGGGCTTACCAAGAAAGTGGTATATGAAAATGAAGAATTTAACCTTCTTCAGGCAGCTCTAAATATTGAAGAAAGTCTGGAAGACCTAAGATATAACCAGGTAATTATTGCTACCGATGCCGATGTTGATGGGATGCACATCCGGTTGCTGATGATTACTTTCTTCCTGCAGTTCTTTCCGGATCTGATTAAAAACGGACATCTTTATATCCTTCAGACTCCTTTATTCAGAGTAAGAAATAAAAAAGAAACCCGATATTGCTATACAGAACAAGAAAGAGTAAAAGCCTTAAACGAACTGGGAAAGAATCCTGAGATTACACGATTTAAGGGATTGGGAGAAATTTCTCCGGATGAGTTTAAGCATTTTATTGGTAAAGATATCCGTTTAGAACCTGTAGTAGTAGGAAAAGACCAGACGATTGATCAACTTCTGGAATTTTACATGGGAAAAAACACTCCGGACAGACAAACTTTCATTCTTGAAAACCTTGTTGTAGAAGATGACTCAGATATTGATAAAAAAGAAATTCTGGATGAAGTTGAAAACTAA
- a CDS encoding SDR family NAD(P)-dependent oxidoreductase, with protein MNTKTNIALVTGGSRGLGKNSALKIAQKGLDVIITYRSNKEEAEAVVSEIKSMGRNAIAFQLDTKDIKSFDAFVKDVTDHLKENTGSTHIDYLINNAGTALYSPITEVTEEQLDDVVDIHFKGVFFLTQKFLPFINDGGGIINISSGLARFATPGSSVYGSIKAGVEMLTKYMAKELGPRKIKANVVAPGAIETDFGGGRVRDNEEINAMVAGATALGRVGLPDDIGGVVAFLCTEDARWINGQRIEVSGGMFL; from the coding sequence ATGAACACAAAAACAAATATCGCACTGGTAACCGGAGGAAGCCGTGGATTGGGGAAAAATTCAGCCCTTAAAATTGCTCAGAAAGGATTAGACGTTATCATTACATACAGAAGCAACAAAGAAGAGGCGGAAGCTGTGGTTAGTGAAATAAAATCGATGGGGAGAAATGCCATTGCATTTCAGCTGGACACCAAAGACATAAAAAGTTTCGATGCTTTTGTAAAAGATGTGACAGATCATCTGAAAGAAAACACCGGAAGTACCCACATTGATTATCTTATCAATAATGCAGGTACAGCTTTATATTCACCAATTACCGAAGTTACGGAAGAGCAGCTGGATGATGTGGTAGACATTCACTTCAAAGGCGTATTTTTCCTGACTCAGAAATTTTTGCCATTTATCAATGATGGAGGAGGGATTATCAATATATCTTCAGGATTGGCAAGATTTGCAACACCAGGGTCTTCTGTCTACGGATCAATAAAAGCCGGGGTAGAAATGCTGACAAAATATATGGCTAAAGAGTTGGGGCCGAGAAAAATCAAAGCAAATGTGGTGGCTCCGGGAGCAATTGAAACTGATTTCGGCGGGGGAAGAGTGAGAGATAATGAAGAAATCAACGCAATGGTAGCTGGTGCAACAGCCCTGGGAAGAGTAGGTTTGCCGGATGATATCGGTGGAGTGGTAGCTTTCCTGTGCACAGAAGATGCCAGATGGATCAACGGACAAAGAATTGAGGTTTCCGGAGGAATGTTTTTGTAA
- a CDS encoding helix-turn-helix domain-containing protein: MEKVAHTSLEDFYREMAAKLGKDLESIFPKGLHKDIGHFNVFDIAQTIERAKTTSEMPYNRRKYYKISFIKGRNRAEYADKVISIQQNALLFATPKVPYHWIPEDPDQSGSFCVFTEDFFIKDKSYYHLEDLPIFQPGGIPVFEIDDELAEEIENLFKKIKKEIESDYVFKYDLIRNYVLELIHYGQKLQPASKISASNDASMRVVSLFIELLERQFPIESWEQRLQLKSAKDYADRLAVHVNYLNKRLKESTGKTTTEFISDRIVQEAKILLKQTRWNVSEISYALGFEEVAHFSNFFKRKTTFTPLEFRS; the protein is encoded by the coding sequence ATGGAAAAAGTAGCACATACTTCACTGGAAGACTTTTACAGGGAAATGGCCGCCAAGCTGGGCAAAGACCTTGAAAGCATTTTTCCGAAAGGACTTCATAAAGACATCGGTCACTTTAATGTTTTCGATATTGCCCAAACTATAGAACGGGCAAAAACCACTTCGGAAATGCCTTATAACAGAAGAAAATACTATAAAATCAGTTTTATAAAAGGCAGAAACAGGGCAGAATATGCAGACAAGGTAATTTCTATACAACAGAATGCCTTATTATTTGCAACCCCAAAAGTTCCTTATCACTGGATACCTGAAGATCCGGATCAGTCAGGGAGTTTCTGCGTATTTACAGAAGATTTTTTCATTAAGGACAAATCTTATTACCACCTTGAAGATCTTCCCATTTTTCAACCTGGAGGAATACCTGTCTTTGAAATTGATGATGAACTTGCAGAAGAGATTGAAAACCTTTTTAAAAAAATAAAAAAAGAAATTGAATCTGATTACGTATTTAAATATGATCTGATTCGAAACTATGTGCTGGAATTAATCCACTATGGGCAGAAATTACAGCCCGCTTCCAAAATTTCAGCATCCAATGATGCTTCCATGCGGGTGGTTTCTTTATTTATAGAATTGCTGGAAAGACAGTTTCCTATCGAATCATGGGAGCAGAGACTGCAATTGAAGTCAGCTAAAGATTATGCTGACCGGCTGGCGGTTCATGTCAATTATCTGAATAAAAGATTAAAAGAAAGCACGGGAAAAACAACTACGGAATTTATTTCTGACCGTATTGTTCAGGAAGCTAAAATACTTTTGAAGCAGACAAGGTGGAATGTTTCCGAAATTTCTTATGCTTTGGGATTTGAAGAAGTTGCCCACTTTTCCAATTTCTTCAAAAGAAAAACAACTTTTACTCCATTGGAATTTCGCTCCTGA
- the ychF gene encoding redox-regulated ATPase YchF translates to MKCGIVGLPNVGKSTLFNCLSNAKAQSANYPFCTIEPNLGTVSVPDQRLFELEKIVKPERVLPAVVEIVDIAGLVKGASKGEGLGNQFLANIRECEAIIHVLRCFDNGNIVHVEGSVDPLRDKEIIDIELQLKDLETVGKAVEKAKKFIKSGKKEDILTYETLQNLQKFLEDGKNAREFATDDFTKSIIGEVQLLTNKPVLYVCNVDENSIKNGNEWIGKIEEMAQNEGAEVVVLAAQIEADINELETFEEREIFLEELGLTEPGVNRLIRKAYDLLKLQTYFTAGVKEVRAWTIGQGWTAPQAAGVIHTDFEKGFIRAEVIKYNDFISYGSEAKVKEAGKLSVEGKEYIVQDGDIMHFRFNV, encoded by the coding sequence ATGAAATGTGGAATCGTAGGCCTGCCGAATGTAGGTAAATCAACTCTTTTTAACTGTCTGAGTAACGCTAAGGCTCAGTCTGCAAACTATCCTTTCTGTACTATTGAGCCGAACCTGGGAACGGTTTCTGTACCGGATCAGAGATTGTTTGAACTGGAAAAAATCGTAAAACCTGAGAGAGTTTTGCCAGCTGTAGTTGAGATTGTTGATATTGCAGGTCTTGTGAAGGGAGCCAGCAAAGGAGAAGGATTGGGGAACCAGTTCTTAGCCAATATCCGCGAGTGTGAAGCGATTATTCACGTTTTAAGATGTTTTGATAACGGTAATATTGTTCACGTAGAAGGTTCAGTAGATCCGTTAAGAGATAAAGAAATTATTGATATTGAGCTTCAGCTGAAAGACCTTGAAACAGTAGGAAAAGCAGTTGAGAAAGCTAAAAAGTTCATCAAGTCAGGGAAGAAAGAAGATATCCTTACTTACGAAACTCTTCAGAACTTACAGAAATTCCTTGAGGATGGTAAAAATGCAAGAGAATTCGCTACTGATGATTTTACAAAATCAATTATCGGAGAAGTTCAGTTATTAACCAATAAGCCGGTACTTTACGTTTGTAATGTGGATGAAAATTCTATCAAAAACGGAAATGAATGGATTGGTAAGATTGAAGAAATGGCTCAGAATGAAGGTGCAGAAGTAGTTGTATTGGCTGCACAGATTGAAGCTGATATCAACGAGCTTGAAACTTTTGAAGAAAGAGAAATCTTCCTTGAAGAATTAGGGCTTACAGAACCGGGAGTTAACCGTTTGATCAGAAAAGCTTATGATCTTTTAAAACTTCAGACTTATTTTACAGCTGGAGTAAAAGAAGTAAGAGCATGGACTATCGGACAGGGTTGGACTGCTCCACAGGCTGCAGGAGTTATTCACACAGACTTCGAAAAAGGATTTATCCGTGCAGAAGTAATTAAGTATAACGATTTTATCAGCTACGGGTCAGAAGCAAAAGTAAAAGAAGCCGGAAAACTTTCTGTAGAAGGTAAAGAATATATTGTACAGGATGGTGACATCATGCACTTTAGATTCAATGTATAA